In a single window of the Aminomonas paucivorans DSM 12260 genome:
- a CDS encoding ABC transporter permease, with protein MERCEDRAGTRLPSERVPGPGGLSGLLLPGVIGLLWWGASRLGLWNPYLLPSPEQVFSSLGSLAASGELARHVGASAGRIAAGFGLSSLVALPLGVLLGLRPRLGRLAYPTLEFLRHVPPLAVLPLLILWFGIGEGSKMAVILLATFFPVFLNTLEGVRRCDPGLLEVGRTLGLSEGEGVRRIVLPAALPSILTGLRLGLGYSWRSLIGAELIAAASGLGYLIHDAEALSRPDVIVAGVLVLGVIGAATDHLFFRLAARVTPWRPRGDARDGWD; from the coding sequence ATGGAGCGGTGCGAGGATCGGGCGGGAACGAGACTCCCGTCGGAACGGGTCCCCGGTCCCGGGGGGCTTTCGGGGCTTCTGCTGCCCGGGGTGATCGGGCTCCTCTGGTGGGGGGCCTCCCGCCTGGGGCTCTGGAACCCCTACCTGCTCCCCTCCCCGGAACAGGTCTTCTCCTCCCTGGGTTCCCTGGCCGCGTCGGGGGAGCTGGCCCGGCACGTGGGGGCCAGTGCGGGGCGCATCGCCGCGGGGTTCGGCCTCTCCTCCCTGGTGGCCCTGCCCCTGGGGGTGCTCTTGGGACTGCGCCCCCGCCTGGGTCGCCTGGCCTACCCCACCCTGGAGTTTCTGCGTCACGTCCCGCCCCTGGCGGTGCTTCCCCTGCTGATCCTGTGGTTCGGCATCGGGGAGGGCTCCAAGATGGCGGTGATCCTCCTGGCCACCTTCTTTCCCGTGTTCCTCAACACCCTGGAGGGGGTGCGGCGCTGCGACCCCGGGCTCCTGGAGGTGGGGCGCACCCTGGGTCTCTCGGAGGGGGAGGGGGTGCGGCGCATCGTGCTGCCCGCTGCCCTGCCCTCCATCCTCACGGGGCTGCGCCTGGGGCTGGGCTACAGCTGGCGCTCCCTCATCGGGGCGGAACTCATCGCCGCCGCCTCGGGACTGGGCTACCTGATCCACGACGCGGAGGCCCTTTCCCGGCCCGACGTGATCGTGGCGGGGGTGCTGGTGCTGGGGGTCATCGGGGCCGCTACGGACCACCTCTTCTTCCGCCTTGCCGCCCGGGTCACCCCCTGGCGCCCCCGGGGGGATGCTCGGGATGGATGGGATTAG
- a CDS encoding ABC transporter ATP-binding protein — MDGIRLEGVRRVFPLEGGEVRALEDLSLRVPWGSLTAVVGRSGCGKTTLLRLVAGLNEPTAGRVRFLQGSEDLPREAVRVGLVFQEPRLMPWLSVEENLAFPLVGRLGREEIRRRVDPLLELLGLEGFRRALPGQISGGMAQRVALGRTLAHDPDVVLLDEPFGSLDYFTRRALQGEIGELHRRTGKTFLLVTHDVDEALALGDSVVVLRQGRLADRVEVPFPRPRDVDDPVFAPLKRSVLGAIGGTAEDPGRTKEVEAS; from the coding sequence ATGGATGGGATTAGGCTGGAGGGGGTGCGCCGGGTCTTCCCCCTGGAGGGGGGAGAGGTCCGGGCCTTGGAGGATCTGTCCCTGCGGGTCCCCTGGGGGTCCCTCACGGCGGTGGTGGGGCGAAGCGGCTGCGGCAAGACCACCCTGCTGCGCCTGGTGGCGGGGCTGAACGAGCCCACGGCGGGGCGGGTCCGCTTCCTGCAGGGCAGTGAGGACCTCCCCCGGGAGGCGGTACGGGTGGGGCTGGTGTTCCAGGAACCCCGACTCATGCCCTGGCTTTCCGTGGAGGAGAACCTGGCTTTCCCTCTGGTGGGGCGCCTGGGAAGGGAGGAGATCCGCCGTCGGGTGGACCCCCTCCTGGAACTGCTGGGACTGGAGGGATTCCGCCGGGCCCTGCCGGGGCAGATCTCCGGGGGCATGGCCCAGCGGGTGGCCCTGGGGCGTACCCTGGCCCACGACCCGGACGTGGTGCTTCTGGACGAGCCCTTCGGCTCCCTGGACTACTTCACCCGCCGGGCCCTGCAGGGGGAGATCGGAGAGCTGCACCGGCGCACCGGGAAGACCTTCCTCCTGGTGACCCACGACGTGGACGAGGCCCTGGCCCTGGGGGATTCGGTGGTGGTGCTCCGGCAGGGGCGGTTGGCGGACCGGGTGGAGGTTCCCTTCCCCCGGCCCAGGGACGTGGATGACCCGGTCTTCGCCCCCCTGAAGCGCTCCGTTCTCGGAGCCATCGGGGGCACGGCGGAGGACCCGGGAAGGACGAAGGAGGTCGAGGCATCTTGA
- a CDS encoding ABC transporter substrate-binding protein — protein MKRFLWVLLAAAVLAAGTAWAGPQDLAVTYVKAPLNVPSILEKRLGLFDKAFAPQGIAVTYPELLAGPQQTQALAAGSVQVAHCLGGTSALLAAAGGVDLKIVGIYSRAPRAFVILVKDPAIRTVADLKGRKVAGPKGTVLHQLLVAAVKKAGLAPSDVPLLGMGLPEGVAALLSGGADAALAAGPAVPKALEQGARVLVDGKGLVDATTVIAMAGSFLAEHPERARLFLKTHRAALARMKAKPEEALNLTAQETGLTPEAVKAMLPLYDFDPTLRPSDLAELERTQDFLMENGMMQRKVDLKGLVRTSL, from the coding sequence TTGAAACGGTTTTTGTGGGTCCTGTTGGCGGCGGCGGTCTTGGCGGCGGGGACGGCCTGGGCAGGTCCCCAAGACTTGGCGGTGACCTACGTGAAGGCTCCCCTGAACGTGCCCTCCATCCTGGAGAAGCGGCTGGGGCTCTTCGACAAGGCCTTCGCCCCCCAAGGGATCGCCGTGACCTACCCGGAGCTTCTGGCGGGACCCCAGCAGACCCAGGCCCTGGCGGCGGGGTCCGTGCAGGTGGCCCACTGTCTGGGGGGCACCTCCGCTCTGCTGGCGGCGGCGGGAGGCGTGGATCTGAAGATCGTGGGGATCTACAGCCGGGCGCCTCGGGCCTTCGTGATCCTGGTGAAGGACCCGGCGATCCGCACCGTGGCGGACCTGAAGGGGCGCAAGGTGGCGGGCCCCAAGGGGACGGTGCTCCACCAGCTCCTGGTGGCGGCGGTGAAGAAGGCGGGGCTGGCCCCCTCGGACGTGCCCCTTCTGGGCATGGGGCTGCCCGAAGGGGTGGCGGCGCTCCTCTCCGGCGGCGCGGATGCCGCCCTGGCGGCGGGACCGGCGGTGCCCAAGGCGCTGGAGCAGGGGGCCCGGGTGCTGGTGGACGGGAAGGGACTGGTGGACGCCACCACGGTCATCGCTATGGCGGGGTCCTTCCTGGCGGAGCATCCGGAACGGGCGCGGCTCTTCCTCAAGACCCACCGGGCCGCCCTGGCCCGCATGAAGGCCAAGCCCGAGGAGGCGCTGAACCTCACGGCCCAGGAGACGGGGCTGACGCCGGAGGCGGTGAAGGCCATGCTGCCCCTCTACGACTTCGACCCCACCCTCCGTCCCTCGGACCTGGCGGAGCTGGAGCGCACCCAGGACTTCCTGATGGAAAACGGCATGATGCAGCGCAAGGTGGACCTGAAAGGCCTGGTGCGGACGAGCCTGTAG
- a CDS encoding helix-turn-helix domain-containing protein — protein sequence MEDREPRPPREEAVLVPCPELENVEVLRASYRTQSFTRHSHEAFAFGVIERGGLAFRLRGTLEMAGCGDVSLAFPGEAHTGQGADREGWSYRMFYVPPELLASVAREVAPSRRGLPPLLAGVVRDRELARSIATLHRKVEARDASPLDLQERLQGILARLVTRHARWDEASVPPLDGPALRARALLEERFAEALSLEDLARAAGCGPFRLIRAFRETWGMPPHAWQLQLRVRRGQELLRGGWTAARAAAELGFADQSHFTRAFRRIVGMPPGAYARQVRT from the coding sequence ATGGAGGATCGGGAACCCCGCCCGCCCCGGGAGGAGGCGGTACTGGTGCCCTGTCCGGAGCTGGAGAACGTGGAGGTCCTGCGGGCCTCCTACCGGACCCAGTCCTTCACCCGACACAGCCACGAAGCCTTCGCTTTCGGGGTCATCGAGAGGGGCGGCCTGGCCTTCCGGCTTCGAGGAACCCTGGAGATGGCGGGGTGCGGGGACGTCTCCCTGGCCTTCCCCGGGGAGGCCCACACGGGGCAGGGGGCGGATCGGGAGGGGTGGAGCTACCGCATGTTCTACGTTCCCCCGGAGCTGCTGGCCTCGGTGGCCCGGGAGGTGGCCCCGTCGCGCCGAGGGCTGCCGCCCCTGCTTGCGGGGGTGGTTCGGGACCGGGAACTGGCCCGGAGCATCGCGACCCTGCATCGCAAGGTGGAGGCCCGGGACGCCTCCCCCCTGGATCTCCAGGAACGCCTCCAGGGTATCCTGGCCCGGCTGGTGACCCGTCACGCCCGCTGGGACGAGGCTTCCGTTCCCCCGCTGGACGGTCCGGCCCTGCGGGCCCGAGCCCTGCTGGAGGAGCGGTTCGCCGAGGCCCTGTCCCTGGAGGATCTGGCTCGGGCAGCGGGGTGCGGTCCCTTCCGGCTGATCCGGGCCTTTCGGGAGACCTGGGGCATGCCGCCCCACGCCTGGCAGCTCCAGCTTCGGGTGCGCCGGGGGCAGGAGCTGCTGCGGGGGGGCTGGACCGCCGCCCGGGCGGCGGCGGAGCTGGGCTTCGCGGACCAGAGCCACTTCACCCGGGCCTTCCGGCGCATCGTGGGGATGCCCCCGGGGGCCTACGCCCGACAGGTCCGGACATGA
- a CDS encoding YoaK family protein, whose translation MADGRIEALRGWIRRGLKAPHESVRLGVLLALVGGFLDAYTFLGWDGVFANAQTGNLVLIGIAASLGDFRQMGTYLPPILAFVAGVFVVEAAKSSSLSARLDWGRFALTLEILTLTVVGFAPRGTPPLFVNAAVSFVASVQVCAFRRLVDAPYSTTMMTGNLRSASQALWVALARRDPGEREKVGRYLTVIGFFTLGALIGGVLTSLGGTRSVWGAAGLLAAALSLYVREGAPD comes from the coding sequence ATGGCGGATGGGCGGATCGAAGCGCTTCGGGGGTGGATCCGGCGGGGTCTGAAGGCCCCCCACGAGTCGGTGAGGTTAGGGGTGCTCCTGGCCCTGGTGGGAGGGTTCCTGGACGCCTACACCTTCCTGGGCTGGGACGGGGTCTTTGCCAATGCCCAGACGGGGAACCTGGTGCTCATCGGCATCGCCGCCTCCCTGGGGGATTTCCGGCAGATGGGGACCTATCTCCCTCCCATTCTGGCCTTTGTGGCGGGGGTGTTCGTCGTGGAGGCGGCCAAGTCCTCCTCCCTGTCCGCCCGGCTGGACTGGGGGCGCTTCGCCCTGACTCTGGAGATCCTGACCCTCACCGTCGTGGGGTTCGCCCCCCGGGGGACCCCACCCCTGTTCGTCAACGCCGCCGTGTCCTTTGTGGCCTCCGTGCAGGTCTGCGCCTTCCGCCGTCTGGTGGATGCCCCCTACAGCACCACCATGATGACGGGAAACCTGCGGTCCGCCTCTCAGGCCCTCTGGGTCGCCTTGGCCCGAAGGGATCCGGGGGAGCGGGAGAAGGTGGGGCGCTACCTCACGGTCATCGGCTTCTTCACCCTGGGGGCGCTGATCGGGGGTGTCCTGACCTCCCTGGGGGGAACCCGATCTGTCTGGGGGGCGGCGGGGCTCCTGGCGGCGGCCCTGAGCCTGTATGTCCGGGAGGGGGCGCCGGACTAG
- the hydE gene encoding [FeFe] hydrogenase H-cluster radical SAM maturase HydE: MNPSPPDLETLWALPLPELIARADEVRRRRVGDGVWLRGLLEFTNRCTQGCAYCGIRGGNGRAVRYSLTEDQIEATVRRGWDRGFRTFVLQGGEDPDWTTDRLCRLAERLRIILGDQGALTLSCGIKSREDYRRLAEAGANRYLLRFETSDPELFSRLKPGQTLARRLEALQDLRDGGFEVGSGFLVGLPGETEETRRENLRLCASLKLHMVGIGPFLPHPDTPLAGAQPGSMEDTVRLVALLRLLLPEANIPATTAAGSRDAGGREAMLAAGANVLMPNLTPPGAREHYTLYPGKVALVRDGAEDLEELLAHLHSLGRKGLLERGDSLAFLRDQVSREPTL, encoded by the coding sequence ATGAACCCGTCTCCGCCTGACCTGGAGACCCTCTGGGCCCTGCCCCTGCCGGAGCTGATCGCCCGGGCCGACGAGGTGCGACGCCGGCGGGTGGGGGACGGAGTGTGGCTGAGGGGGCTGCTGGAGTTCACCAACCGCTGCACCCAGGGATGCGCCTACTGCGGCATCCGGGGGGGCAACGGCCGGGCGGTGCGCTACTCCCTGACGGAGGACCAGATCGAGGCCACGGTGCGGCGGGGTTGGGATCGAGGCTTTCGGACCTTCGTCCTTCAGGGGGGCGAGGACCCGGACTGGACCACGGACCGCCTCTGCCGCTTGGCGGAGCGGCTGAGGATCATTCTGGGGGACCAAGGAGCCCTGACCCTGAGCTGCGGCATCAAGAGCCGGGAGGACTACCGTCGCCTGGCGGAGGCGGGGGCGAACCGCTATCTGCTGCGCTTCGAGACCTCCGACCCGGAACTCTTCTCCCGCCTCAAGCCCGGGCAGACCCTGGCCCGAAGGCTGGAGGCCCTGCAGGACCTGCGGGACGGGGGCTTCGAGGTGGGGTCGGGCTTTCTGGTGGGCCTCCCGGGGGAGACGGAGGAAACGAGGCGGGAGAACCTGCGCCTCTGCGCCTCCCTGAAGCTGCACATGGTGGGTATCGGCCCCTTCCTCCCCCATCCGGACACCCCCCTGGCGGGGGCCCAGCCGGGCTCCATGGAAGATACGGTACGGCTGGTGGCACTGCTGCGACTGCTCCTTCCCGAGGCCAACATCCCCGCCACCACCGCCGCGGGGTCCCGGGACGCGGGGGGCCGGGAGGCCATGCTGGCGGCGGGGGCCAACGTGCTCATGCCCAACCTCACCCCCCCGGGGGCGCGGGAACACTACACCCTCTACCCCGGGAAGGTGGCCCTGGTGCGGGACGGAGCGGAGGACCTGGAAGAACTGCTGGCCCACCTCCACTCCCTGGGCCGCAAGGGACTCCTGGAACGGGGAGATTCCCTGGCCTTCCTGCGGGATCAAGTCTCCCGCGAACCGACCCTCTAG
- the hydF gene encoding [FeFe] hydrogenase H-cluster maturation GTPase HydF, which produces MLRTPLAEQISVVVYGRRNAGKSSLVNRMLGMEASIVSPRPGTTTDPVVRSVEMGALGPVAVTDTAGYDDDEDELGTLRTERSRKRLETADIVLFVTPGDEEPTSDEIALTEELHRRDKPVLVVLTRSDREIAEAKRRFAPGFRKIAVDNLTGRGIEDLNAALRQFSDQVEREITPLEGLVQAGDLVLLITPIDSSAPKARMILPQVEVIRDILDQDCFMAIAKEHQLGACYASLGVRPALAVTDSQAFSEVREILPPDQLLTSFSILFARKKGDLAFFVEGIQRLEELPESPRVLVLESCKHHRMDDDIGTVKIPNLFRRLVRAGAAFELRQDVPSPEELRNYHYVINCAGCMTTRNDMLRRIALLREADVPGTNYGLFLAWAKGLLPRALEPFPVEHALYHSFRRSHEPVSA; this is translated from the coding sequence ATGCTCCGAACTCCCCTGGCGGAACAGATCAGCGTGGTGGTCTACGGGCGGCGCAACGCGGGGAAATCCTCCCTGGTGAACCGGATGCTGGGCATGGAGGCGTCCATCGTCTCGCCCCGCCCCGGCACCACCACGGACCCGGTGGTGCGCAGCGTGGAGATGGGGGCCCTGGGCCCGGTGGCGGTGACGGACACGGCGGGGTACGACGACGACGAGGACGAGCTGGGAACCCTGCGGACGGAGCGGTCCCGAAAGAGGCTGGAGACGGCGGACATCGTGCTCTTCGTCACCCCCGGGGACGAGGAACCCACCTCCGACGAGATCGCCCTGACGGAGGAGCTGCACCGCCGGGACAAGCCGGTGCTGGTGGTGCTCACCCGGTCGGACCGGGAGATCGCCGAGGCCAAGCGGCGCTTCGCCCCGGGTTTCCGCAAGATCGCCGTGGACAACCTCACGGGCCGGGGCATCGAGGACCTGAACGCCGCCCTGCGCCAGTTCTCCGACCAGGTGGAGCGGGAGATCACCCCCCTGGAGGGGCTGGTGCAGGCGGGCGACCTGGTGCTCCTGATCACCCCCATCGACTCCTCCGCCCCCAAGGCCCGGATGATCCTTCCCCAGGTGGAGGTGATCCGGGATATCCTGGACCAGGACTGCTTCATGGCCATCGCCAAGGAGCACCAGCTGGGAGCGTGCTACGCCTCCCTGGGGGTCCGCCCCGCCCTGGCGGTGACGGACAGCCAGGCCTTCAGCGAGGTCCGGGAGATCCTGCCGCCGGACCAGCTTCTCACGTCCTTCTCCATCCTCTTCGCCCGGAAGAAGGGGGACCTGGCCTTCTTCGTGGAGGGGATCCAGCGGCTGGAGGAGCTGCCCGAATCCCCCCGGGTCCTGGTGCTGGAATCGTGCAAGCACCACCGCATGGACGACGACATCGGCACGGTGAAGATCCCCAACCTCTTCCGCCGCCTGGTGCGGGCCGGGGCCGCCTTCGAGCTGCGCCAGGACGTGCCCTCCCCGGAGGAGCTGCGAAACTACCACTACGTCATCAACTGCGCGGGCTGCATGACCACCCGCAACGACATGCTGCGCCGCATCGCCCTCCTCCGGGAGGCGGACGTGCCGGGGACCAACTACGGCCTCTTCCTGGCCTGGGCCAAGGGGCTCCTGCCCCGGGCGCTGGAGCCCTTCCCGGTGGAACACGCCCTGTACCACAGCTTCCGGCGCAGCCATGAACCCGTCTCCGCCTGA
- a CDS encoding ABC transporter ATP-binding protein: MKLQVRDATFAYPGSREVFRGLSFDMTPNEVFCLLGPNGTGKSTLLQCLDGLLPLASGKILLDGQDLSRWGRREIARRVAFIPQNHVPVFPFTALEVALLGRTPHLGIFGSPGKRDQHLAEEALDRLGVLPLRDRPYTDISGGERQLVLLASVLAQQAELLLLDEPTAHLDFGNQTRFLRTLGTLAREGLSVLLTSHVPDHALSSASTAAILKDGRFLRCGTPSEVVTESLIREAYGVAVRVLEVPENPDMRTCVPLPEETLTKPRPRH, from the coding sequence ATGAAGCTTCAGGTTCGGGACGCCACCTTCGCCTACCCCGGATCGCGGGAGGTGTTCCGGGGACTGAGCTTCGACATGACACCCAACGAAGTGTTCTGCCTTTTGGGCCCCAACGGCACGGGGAAATCCACCCTCCTCCAGTGTCTGGACGGGTTGCTGCCCCTCGCCTCCGGGAAAATCCTCCTGGACGGTCAGGACCTCTCCCGCTGGGGACGTCGGGAGATCGCGCGCCGAGTGGCCTTCATCCCCCAGAACCATGTCCCCGTCTTCCCCTTCACGGCGCTGGAGGTGGCTCTTCTGGGCAGGACGCCCCATCTGGGGATCTTCGGCTCCCCCGGAAAGCGGGACCAACACCTGGCGGAGGAAGCCCTGGACCGCCTGGGGGTACTCCCCCTGCGGGACCGCCCCTATACGGACATCAGCGGAGGGGAGAGACAGCTGGTGCTGCTGGCTTCGGTATTGGCCCAGCAGGCGGAACTCCTCCTGCTGGACGAACCCACGGCACACCTGGACTTCGGCAACCAGACCCGGTTCCTTCGCACCCTCGGGACCCTGGCCCGGGAAGGTCTTTCGGTACTCCTGACCTCCCACGTTCCGGACCATGCCCTCTCCTCCGCCAGCACCGCGGCGATCCTCAAGGACGGTCGCTTCCTTCGCTGCGGGACCCCCTCGGAGGTGGTCACCGAATCCCTCATCCGGGAGGCCTACGGTGTGGCGGTGCGGGTTCTGGAAGTACCGGAAAACCCGGACATGCGAACCTGCGTGCCCCTGCCGGAGGAAACCCTGACGAAGCCCCGCCCTCGGCATTGA
- a CDS encoding FecCD family ABC transporter permease: protein MIKPQGARAALLLPLLPLTLFLLSFTLGRYPIPLPTVLKILAAKFFPLTPHWPDTMETVLWNLRLPRALGAMMVGAALSSSGCAFQGLFRNPLVSPYVLGVAAGSGFGACLAILFTETRWIVQLSATLFGMVAVLGATGLSGIYRKASTLVLVLGGIIVGSFFSALISLLKFQADPYEKLPAMVFWLMGSLARVSLTNLLAVAPMMAVGLGVLLALRWRLNLLAFGEQEAQALGAEVVRERWLVILACTLLTSSAVCLAGVIGWVGLVIPHIGRLLVGPDIRRLLPASISLGSFYLLLVDTLSRTLSASEIPLGILTALIGAPFFAWLLSRNRVAWR, encoded by the coding sequence ATGATTAAACCCCAAGGGGCGAGGGCGGCGCTTCTCCTACCGCTCCTGCCCCTGACTCTGTTCCTCCTTTCCTTCACCCTCGGACGCTACCCCATCCCTCTGCCGACGGTGCTGAAGATCCTGGCGGCAAAGTTCTTCCCTCTGACGCCCCATTGGCCCGACACCATGGAGACGGTCCTCTGGAACCTGCGTCTGCCTCGGGCCCTGGGAGCCATGATGGTAGGAGCCGCCCTGTCCTCTTCGGGCTGCGCTTTCCAGGGACTGTTCCGCAACCCCCTGGTATCTCCCTACGTCTTGGGTGTCGCCGCCGGATCGGGGTTCGGAGCCTGCCTCGCCATTCTCTTCACCGAGACCCGATGGATCGTGCAGCTTTCCGCGACCCTCTTCGGCATGGTGGCGGTGCTGGGTGCCACCGGTCTCAGCGGGATCTACCGCAAAGCCTCCACCCTGGTGCTCGTCCTGGGGGGCATCATCGTGGGGTCCTTCTTCTCCGCCCTGATCTCCCTGCTGAAGTTCCAGGCGGACCCCTACGAGAAGCTCCCCGCCATGGTGTTCTGGCTCATGGGGTCCCTCGCCCGGGTCTCCCTCACAAACCTCCTGGCGGTCGCTCCCATGATGGCGGTCGGACTGGGGGTTCTGCTGGCCCTGCGCTGGCGACTGAACCTCCTGGCCTTCGGAGAGCAGGAGGCTCAAGCGTTGGGGGCGGAGGTGGTCCGGGAGAGGTGGCTGGTCATCCTGGCCTGTACCCTTCTCACATCTTCCGCCGTATGCCTTGCCGGGGTGATCGGGTGGGTGGGGCTGGTCATCCCCCACATCGGCCGCCTCCTGGTGGGACCGGACATCCGCCGCCTCCTCCCCGCAAGCATCTCCCTGGGCTCTTTCTACCTTCTCCTGGTGGACACCCTCTCCCGGACCCTCTCGGCGTCGGAAATCCCCCTGGGAATCCTCACGGCCCTGATCGGGGCGCCCTTCTTCGCCTGGCTTCTGAGCCGCAACCGGGTGGCCTGGCGATGA
- a CDS encoding ABC transporter substrate-binding protein, which yields MKDRLLKHSGLWFLGILLAGCLALPLPSFGAEKRMVVDQLGRVVAVPVKVDRVVCLMHHGVDILIELGAADRLVGITRTWQKDLPAGITKICPALKKLPTPGGLNEVNMEELLRLKPDLVIVTHYAPKDMIQQMEDAGVPVLALALYKARYEEASRLNPKLKNPDQAYTEGMREGITLLGEVLGVQPRAKALLDFTFKWRNLARARTAGIPRGDRTTCYMANPDLYTYGTGKYTGVIMDRAGGMNVAEGINGYAQVTMEQILLWNPQVIFVQDRYAKVAEHIRKDPTWGKVRAVRDRRVYLTPEYVKPWGHPCPESMALGELWMAKKLYPARFADIDIQPVVNEFYTRFYGIPYPGDD from the coding sequence ATGAAGGATCGACTGCTCAAGCACAGCGGCCTGTGGTTTCTGGGAATCCTGCTCGCGGGGTGTCTCGCCCTGCCCCTGCCCTCCTTCGGGGCGGAGAAGCGCATGGTGGTGGACCAGCTGGGCCGGGTGGTGGCGGTACCGGTGAAGGTGGACCGGGTGGTGTGCCTCATGCACCACGGAGTGGACATCCTGATCGAGCTGGGGGCGGCGGACCGGCTGGTGGGGATCACCCGAACCTGGCAGAAGGATCTGCCCGCGGGGATCACGAAGATCTGTCCGGCTCTGAAAAAGCTCCCCACCCCCGGCGGTCTCAACGAGGTGAACATGGAGGAGCTTCTGCGCCTCAAACCGGACCTGGTCATCGTGACCCACTACGCCCCGAAGGACATGATCCAGCAGATGGAGGACGCGGGGGTTCCGGTGCTGGCCTTGGCGCTCTACAAGGCCCGGTACGAGGAGGCTTCCCGCCTCAACCCGAAACTGAAGAACCCCGACCAGGCCTATACGGAGGGCATGAGGGAAGGGATCACTCTTCTGGGAGAGGTCCTGGGGGTGCAGCCCCGGGCCAAGGCACTCCTGGACTTCACCTTCAAATGGCGGAACCTGGCCCGGGCAAGAACCGCCGGCATCCCCCGAGGCGACCGCACCACCTGCTACATGGCCAACCCGGACCTGTACACCTACGGCACAGGCAAGTACACGGGGGTCATCATGGACCGAGCCGGGGGCATGAACGTGGCGGAGGGCATCAACGGCTATGCCCAGGTCACCATGGAGCAGATCCTGCTCTGGAATCCCCAGGTGATCTTCGTGCAGGACCGGTACGCCAAGGTAGCGGAGCACATCCGCAAGGACCCCACATGGGGCAAGGTTCGGGCGGTCCGAGATCGGCGGGTCTACCTCACCCCGGAGTACGTGAAACCCTGGGGACACCCCTGCCCGGAGTCCATGGCCCTGGGAGAGCTGTGGATGGCGAAGAAACTCTATCCCGCCCGTTTCGCGGACATCGACATCCAACCCGTGGTGAACGAGTTCTACACCCGTTTCTACGGAATACCCTATCCGGGGGATGATTAA
- a CDS encoding TIGR03943 family putative permease subunit produces MGVFVLALAVGALELSPGPAPSRVAPQELAELSGVENPSAGTGFYRPAPTLSPKGLISFDDDRFEGIYRELYDHRTRYLGREVELRGTVRREEGLPEKGYLVGRRLRWCCENDEVFLAFVVLGGKAPPDGTGVRVRGRLVEVSTRDPESGKTFPVPAVRAHAVSPDEGFSPVVFPAP; encoded by the coding sequence GTGGGGGTGTTCGTCCTGGCCCTGGCGGTGGGGGCCTTGGAGCTTTCTCCCGGCCCGGCCCCGTCCCGGGTGGCCCCGCAGGAGTTGGCGGAGCTTTCGGGGGTGGAGAACCCGTCGGCGGGGACGGGGTTCTACCGTCCTGCCCCCACCCTGTCTCCGAAGGGGCTGATCTCCTTCGACGACGACCGGTTCGAGGGGATTTACCGGGAACTCTATGACCACCGGACGCGCTACCTGGGGCGGGAGGTGGAGCTTCGGGGCACCGTGCGGCGGGAGGAGGGGCTTCCGGAAAAGGGCTACCTGGTGGGGCGGAGGCTTCGCTGGTGCTGCGAGAACGACGAGGTCTTCCTGGCCTTCGTGGTCCTGGGGGGCAAGGCTCCTCCGGATGGGACGGGGGTGCGGGTTCGAGGGCGCCTGGTGGAGGTGTCCACCCGGGACCCGGAGTCGGGGAAGACCTTTCCCGTCCCTGCGGTGCGGGCCCATGCCGTGTCCCCCGACGAGGGGTTCTCCCCGGTGGTCTTCCCGGCCCCCTAG